Sequence from the Amycolatopsis sp. NBC_00345 genome:
CCACGAGGCGGCCATCCTGTGGGCGCTGGCCGATTCACAGGCTTCGGATGTCCTACTGGGACACCGCACGGCAGCCGAAGCGGTGGCCACACTGGACTATCATCTCGGCCGCCTCTTCACTCCGTGAGCTACCGCGGCCGCATCCCCGATACCACCTGACGGCGCCGCAGCGGGTAGAGCGGCATCGTCTGCTCCGACGCATTGAAGTCACGGGGCTCCGGAGTGCGCCGGGATTCCTTGGCGCGCCGCGAGGGCAGGTCGAAAACCCATCCTGTGGGCGCTGACCGATTCACAGGCCTCGGATGTCCTACTGGGACACCGCACGGCAGCCGAGGCGGTGGCCACGCTCGACTATCACCTGGGCCGGCTCTTCACTCCGTGAGCTACCGCGGCCGCATCCCCGAGACCACCTCAGGGCGCCGCAACGGGTAGAGCGGCATCGTCTGCTCCGACGCATTGAAGTCACGGGGCTCCGGAGTGCGCCGGGATTCCTTGGCGCGCCGCGAAGGCAGGTCGAAAACCCACGCGGACGGCAGGATCCGTTGCAGCAGCAGGCACAGCGCGACGAGGACGGCGACCAGCACGATGGGGTCGACGACCGCGACGGCCAGTTGCGCCGCCGGGCCGAGCGACGACAGCGGATCGTGCAGGACCGCGTTCAGCACGGCGACCAGGGGCAGGTGGATGACGTAGATCGGCAGCGTCCGCCGGCCGATGCTCGCGATGGCGTTCGCCGGCTTCTCCCATCGCGTGACGAGTGCGGCCGCGGTCACGCCCAGCACGATCGCGACGAGACTTAGCACGGGCCACACGCCGAACGTGGTCTTCAGGTCGAAGTGCTCGACCGCGACCAGCACGCCCAGATAGGGCACGCCGACGAGGGCGAGCCGCGGCCAGCTGGCCTCCACGGCGACGCGTTTGACGAGCGCCGTGCCGTAAATGCCGACGAGGAAGAACAAGAGGTTCTGGTACAGCCCGCCGCGGTCACCCGGCACGGCGACCAGGCCGGCGGAGGCCGTGGCGGACAAGGCGAACGCGGCCGCGAGCATGATCCAGAACGGCAGCCGGCGCGAGAGCTTGGCGATCACGAAGTAGACGGCGAGCGCGAAGAGGTACCAGAGGTTCGTCGGAGTGATCGTGAGCTGCGCCACGAACTCCAGGACACTGCCGGCGTGTTCTGTGGCGAAACCGGGGAAGAACGACAGCACCACGGTGTGCACGGACAACCACAGAACGTAAAGATAAAAGAACTTGGCGACCCGGGAACGGGCGACGGTGCGCCACGGCCGGTTGACCGCGCGAGCCGCGAAAAAGCCGGAAATCGCAAAGAACAAGGGCATGCGCAGCGGCAGCAGCAACTCGCCCGCGGCGCCCCACGCGCCGGGTAACGGCGTCGAGATCTTCCAGTCGATCTGCAGGTACTGCTTCATGATCACGTGCCACAGCACGACAAGCACGATGCAGACGCCCTTGGCCACGTCCGGCCACAGGAGCCGTTCGACCGGCGCCGGGTCACGAAGGTCGCCGGAGAAACTGCCTTCGGTCCGGTAAGCCACAACGGAACCTTTCGCACCAGAACTCGATCACATTCTTCGTGATTCCGACACTGGCACGAGAATTTCCGGCGGGACGGGTGTGCGGGGCCGGGCTGCCCCCGCACACCTTCAACGTTGCCCAGACTTCTCTTCGCTCAGAGTGTGCGGTCAAGTGCCCGATGTGGACACTGCGAGCCGTGACGTCACTTACGCTTCAGCCGTGGCTTCCCGCGGAAGCACGGACGGCACGCAGCCGCCGGACCAGGTGCCGCAGGGCGGGCACCGCCGGGCCTACGCGTTCGCCCAGCTCCGCCAGCCGTTCCGAGTTCGCCCAAGCCTCCCGGCGGGTCACGCCGACGGCCGCCGCCGCGGCGAGGGCGGCCAGCGCCGCGTCATCGGTGTCCACTTCGGACAGCGGATCCCGCAGCGCGGCCTCGGCGCGGCCGCGTTCCCGGCGCGCCGAGGCGGGGTCGGCCACCTCGAGCACCTGCCGGCCGAGGAACCGCGTGGTGTGCTGGCGCAGCATTCCGGCCGCGACGAGCTGGAGTTCCAATGACTTCAGGGTGTCCGCGCCGTCACGGCGCACCAGTGAACGCCACGAGCGCTCACCGTCCTCCGAGAGGTTCGCCAGCACGTCGTCGAGCAGCAGGTCGCCGGTCGGGCCCCGGCCGGTCACCGAGGCCTTGCCGCCGTGGTCGGCCAGCCGGCCCCGCAGCAGCAGGTCGGTGACGGCGGCCGCGCGCACCAGCATCGCGACGCGGCGCCGGTCGGAGATCCGCCCCTTGTCCCCTTCGCAGGCGAGGAGGTAAACCCGGGCGGGCAAGGAAAGAGTCACTGTGTTTTCACCTTCGGCCAGATCTGGTCCCATGTCTGCTTCCGCCCGGTGTACAGCCACATCAGCCCGGGCACCACCTCGGTCACCGAAGCGAAGTACGGCCGCAGCAGGTTCGGGTCGAAGCCCACGAACAGCACGTCCCGCGCCGAGTCCGGCGGCCGGTCGAAGTACCAGTACCCCCGGTGTCCACTGTAGACGTCGGAGATCCCGTACCGCGGCCCGTAATATTCGACGGCGGCGGCGAACGGGTAGATCTCCGAGTACACCGCCGTCTGCTTCCGCACCTCCGGCGGCAGGGCGGCGTAAGTCTGCCCGACGCCGTCGGCCACCTCCTTCTGCGCCGTCTCGCCACCGGCGAACACAGTGCCGAGCGAGAAGGGCCCGAACGTGGTCGCCTTCATCGAAGCCGGCCACACCGGCAGCCCCGCCACGGTCACCACGGCCGAGAGGACGAACGCCAGCCACACCGGCGCCTTCCACCACCGCACCAGCTTCCGCCGTGAGAGCTCCGTCGCCGCGGCCGCGAACGGCAGCGCGTAGACACTCATCAGGTAGTACGCCCGGCCCTGGCTGAGCAGCACCGCGACGGTCACCAGCAGCAGCGCCACGGCGAGATAGCGGTACGGCCGCAGGTCCGGCGACCGCAGCAGCCGCCATACGCCGTACAGCAGCGCGAGCACGCCGATGCCCATGCCCGCGCCGAGCAAGCCGTCCCGCGCGAACGAGAGGTACCCGGGGAACTCCGCCGAAACGACGTCCGCCATGTGGGCGTAGGGCCAGCCGTGGGTGCCCTGCCAGACCAGGGCCGGGATCGTCGCGACCACCGCGATCAGCCCGCCCAGCCACAGTTTCGGCCGGGAGAGCAACTGCCGCGGGCCCAGCACCAGCGCCGAGAGCAGCACCGCCGCCCACAGCGCCGGGATGAGGAACTTCGTCTCCAGCGACACCGCCGTCACCACGCCCGCCCAGACGAGCAGGCCGTCGCGCCGGGTCCGGGTCCACCGCACCAGCAGGAAGACCACGACCGTCCACAGGAACGGGTCGAGCGCGTACGTGGCCACCCAGTGGCTGATGACGACCAGGCCGGACGTCGCGTACGCGCCCGCCGCCATCACCTGGGCGCCGCGGCCGCCGCCCAGCTCACGCGCGATCAGCGCGGTGACCACCACGCCCGCGGCCGCCGCGAGCGCCATCGGGGCGCGGAACGCGATCAGCGAGCCGGGGAACAGCCGGTCGAGCGTGCCCGCGAGCAGGGGGACGAGCGGTGGCTGGTCGAAATACCCCCAGGCCGGATGATCTCGACCAGCCACCAGGAAATAGAGCTCGTCGAAGCCGTGCGCGTACCGCGCGCTCGTCACCACCAGCACGGCGGCCACCAGTACGGCGACCACGAACACCGGTCCCCGGGCGAACGCCCCGATCTCCCGCGCCGCGGCGCGGACGAGCACGTGCTCCGTCGTAAGCCCTTCACTCGTCATGGCTCGACTCCACCGCACCGGACCGGGTGCGGGTAAGCGTGATCGGTAGCCGATCGGGTCGACGAAAGTTGCCCGCCGGACGACGATCCGCAACTTTCGTCGACGGCGCTCCCCCGGCCGGTGCGGATCCGGCGCGGGCGCGCGGCCGAGCGGATACCGTGGCCGCGTGAAGGAATCCGGCGGCAGGCGCCCGCTCTGGCCGCGACCGGCCGACGGGCTCTGGCTGCTGGGCTCCGCGCTCGTGTTCGCGATGATCGACACCGGGCTGTTCCTGGCGTCGGGCCCGAGCCCCGGCGCCCTCGGGCCGTACGCGCCCCTGGTGCTGCAGCTGGTCTGCGACTTCTCCGTGGTGCTGCTGCTGCGGTTCCCCGCTCAGATCACGAGCCTGCTCGTGGTGGTCGCGCTGGCGATGCTGGCGTCCGACCTGTTCTCCCCCGGCCTGCTGGTGCCGGCCGTCCAGCCGACGCTGATGACCGTGCCGACGATCACCCCGGTCGTGCTCACCCAGGCCGCCCGGCTGATGGACCGCAGGCGGCTGCTGTGGCTGGCCGGGGTGCTCGCGCTGCTGGCGACGCGGCCGTGGGACCCGGCCTGGAACACCACCCCGTTCGGGCTGCTGGCCACCGCGCTGCCGGTGGCGATCTCGATGTACTACGAAGCCCGGCGCCAGCTGCTGCGGTCCCTGCGCGACCGCGCCGACCGCGCCGAGCGCGAGCAGCACCTGCTCGCCGAGCAGGCCCGCGCGGAGGAACGGCGGCGGCTCGCGGGCGAGATGCACGACGTCGTCACCCACCGGCTGAGCCTGATGGTGCTGCACGCGGGCGCGCTGGGCGTCACGTCGGCGGACCCGGCCGTGCGCACCGCGGCCGAGGACATCCGCCGCGAGGGCGTGTACGCGCTGGACGAACTGCGCGACCTCGTCGGTGTCCTGCGCAATGGCGCCAACACCGAGCCACTGGCTGGGTCGCCGGCGACGGCCCCGGCCCCGGCCCCCGTCGGCGACCCGGCCGGACTGGTCGCCGAGTCCGTCGCGATCGGGGTGGCGACGGAGCTTTCGGTGACCGGCGACCCCGGCACGGTCTCCCCGACGATCGCGCGCACGGCGTACCGCGTGGTGCAGGAGGCGCTGACGAACGTGCGCAAGCACGCGCCGGGCTCGTCGGCCGAGGTCTCGCTGCGCTATCACCCGGGCGGGCTCGACGTGCGGGTCACCAGCACCCGCGGCACCCGGCCGCCCGACCCGGCGCTGGCCGGTTCCGGCTCGGGCGCCGGGCTGAGCGGGCTGCGGCAGCGGGTGGAGCTGGTCGGCGGGCGGCTCGAGGCCGGGCCCGCACCGGCCGGCGGGTTCTCCGTCGGTGCGATACTGCCCGCCTACGTCCCGACGAAGGAGGGTCTCCCGCGGTGATCACGGTGGTCGTGGCCGACGACGAGCCGATGGTCTGCGCCCACCTGCGGACGATCCTCGGCTCGGCCGGCGACATCGACGTGGTGGCCCAGGCCCAGGACGGCGCCGAGGCCGTGGAGGCGGTCGTCCGGCACCGGCCGCGGGTGGTGCTGATGGACCTGCGGATGCCCGGCGTCGACGGGCTGACCGCGATCGAGCGCATCACCGCCCTGCCGGACCCGCCCGCGGTGGTCGCGCTGACGACGTTCGACGCCGACACGTACGTGATCCGCGCGCTGCGCGCCGGCGCGTCGGGCTTCCTGGTCAAGTCGACGCCGCCGGAGGACCTGATCGGATTGGTGCGCGTGGCCGCCGACGGGCACACGGTGCTCTCCCCCTCGGCCGCCCGCCGGCTCGTCGCGCTGTCCTCGGACGGCCGCGAACGCGGCGACGACGCCCGCCGCCGCACCGCGGGCCTGACCGAGCGCGAACGCGATGTGCTGGCCTGCCTGGGCGAGGGACTGTCCAATGCGGACATCGCCGCCCGGCTGCACCTGGCCGAGGCAACGGTGAAGAGCTACGTCTCGCGGATGCTGGTGAAGCTCGAATGCGCCAACCGCACCCAGGCGGGGCTGCTCGCGCACGAAGCGGGGCTCGTCGCGCGCTGACGTAGGGCCCTGAAGGCCACCTTGAGGGCATATCCGACCCTCATGGTGGCCTTCAGGGCACGCCGCCCGCTGGGGAGCGACGAGGGAAGGTCAGGCTGACGCGGGGGTGTGCTCCGCGTCGAAGGCCTCGCGGGCCGCCGAGA
This genomic interval carries:
- a CDS encoding response regulator transcription factor, producing MITVVVADDEPMVCAHLRTILGSAGDIDVVAQAQDGAEAVEAVVRHRPRVVLMDLRMPGVDGLTAIERITALPDPPAVVALTTFDADTYVIRALRAGASGFLVKSTPPEDLIGLVRVAADGHTVLSPSAARRLVALSSDGRERGDDARRRTAGLTERERDVLACLGEGLSNADIAARLHLAEATVKSYVSRMLVKLECANRTQAGLLAHEAGLVAR
- a CDS encoding ArnT family glycosyltransferase, which gives rise to MTSEGLTTEHVLVRAAAREIGAFARGPVFVVAVLVAAVLVVTSARYAHGFDELYFLVAGRDHPAWGYFDQPPLVPLLAGTLDRLFPGSLIAFRAPMALAAAAGVVVTALIARELGGGRGAQVMAAGAYATSGLVVISHWVATYALDPFLWTVVVFLLVRWTRTRRDGLLVWAGVVTAVSLETKFLIPALWAAVLLSALVLGPRQLLSRPKLWLGGLIAVVATIPALVWQGTHGWPYAHMADVVSAEFPGYLSFARDGLLGAGMGIGVLALLYGVWRLLRSPDLRPYRYLAVALLLVTVAVLLSQGRAYYLMSVYALPFAAAATELSRRKLVRWWKAPVWLAFVLSAVVTVAGLPVWPASMKATTFGPFSLGTVFAGGETAQKEVADGVGQTYAALPPEVRKQTAVYSEIYPFAAAVEYYGPRYGISDVYSGHRGYWYFDRPPDSARDVLFVGFDPNLLRPYFASVTEVVPGLMWLYTGRKQTWDQIWPKVKTQ
- a CDS encoding sensor histidine kinase, giving the protein MKESGGRRPLWPRPADGLWLLGSALVFAMIDTGLFLASGPSPGALGPYAPLVLQLVCDFSVVLLLRFPAQITSLLVVVALAMLASDLFSPGLLVPAVQPTLMTVPTITPVVLTQAARLMDRRRLLWLAGVLALLATRPWDPAWNTTPFGLLATALPVAISMYYEARRQLLRSLRDRADRAEREQHLLAEQARAEERRRLAGEMHDVVTHRLSLMVLHAGALGVTSADPAVRTAAEDIRREGVYALDELRDLVGVLRNGANTEPLAGSPATAPAPAPVGDPAGLVAESVAIGVATELSVTGDPGTVSPTIARTAYRVVQEALTNVRKHAPGSSAEVSLRYHPGGLDVRVTSTRGTRPPDPALAGSGSGAGLSGLRQRVELVGGRLEAGPAPAGGFSVGAILPAYVPTKEGLPR
- a CDS encoding acyltransferase family protein → MAYRTEGSFSGDLRDPAPVERLLWPDVAKGVCIVLVVLWHVIMKQYLQIDWKISTPLPGAWGAAGELLLPLRMPLFFAISGFFAARAVNRPWRTVARSRVAKFFYLYVLWLSVHTVVLSFFPGFATEHAGSVLEFVAQLTITPTNLWYLFALAVYFVIAKLSRRLPFWIMLAAAFALSATASAGLVAVPGDRGGLYQNLLFFLVGIYGTALVKRVAVEASWPRLALVGVPYLGVLVAVEHFDLKTTFGVWPVLSLVAIVLGVTAAALVTRWEKPANAIASIGRRTLPIYVIHLPLVAVLNAVLHDPLSSLGPAAQLAVAVVDPIVLVAVLVALCLLLQRILPSAWVFDLPSRRAKESRRTPEPRDFNASEQTMPLYPLRRPEVVSGMRPR
- a CDS encoding GOLPH3/VPS74 family protein yields the protein MTLSLPARVYLLACEGDKGRISDRRRVAMLVRAAAVTDLLLRGRLADHGGKASVTGRGPTGDLLLDDVLANLSEDGERSWRSLVRRDGADTLKSLELQLVAAGMLRQHTTRFLGRQVLEVADPASARRERGRAEAALRDPLSEVDTDDAALAALAAAAAVGVTRREAWANSERLAELGERVGPAVPALRHLVRRLRAVRASAGSHG